The following are encoded in a window of Narcine bancroftii isolate sNarBan1 chromosome 2, sNarBan1.hap1, whole genome shotgun sequence genomic DNA:
- the sel1l gene encoding protein sel-1 homolog 1, whose amino-acid sequence MTGNRAGELCIWLLLLVSRLRPVLGDVQEIDESLESKSDQQSKQIGDQPAGTRVVAGQIIDSIEDFEESKADKQNSASDDESVNTDKNVQKAIGGTADGEPCVFPFLFMDRKYLRCTTDGRDDDRFWCATTYNYNQDRKWGFCETDEEARQRKLAQEAEEVYHTGMRMINSTSKKNQKKEGYQILLKAAEMGNVKAMEKVGYAMLLGDYMKIDVGTAKSFFEILAGRGSPKGQTALGFLFASGVGVHSSQAKALVFYTFGALGGNLLSRMILGYRYWAGIGVPQSCESALTHYKSVANYVASDVSLTGGNVIQRIRLIDEAENSGVSSGMLEDDLIQYYQFLAEKGDVQAQVGLGQLHLHGGRGVEQNYQRAFEYFNQAAATGNAHAMAFLGKMYSEGSSAVLQNNDTAFHYFKKSADMGNPVGQSGLGMAYLYGKGVPVNHELALKYFQKAAEQGWVDGQLQLGSMYYNGVGVKRDYKQALKYFNLASQAGHILAFYNLAQMHAVGSGVIRSCHTAVELFKNVCERGRWSERLMSAYNSYKEGDTDSALVQYLLLAEQGYEVAQSNAAFILDQKEAKIFGENETYPRALLHWNRAAAQGYTVARIKLGDYHFYGYGTDIDYETAVIHYRLASEQQHSAQAMFNLGYMHEKGLGIKQDIYLAKRFYDMAAETSPDAQVPVFLALCKLGMIYSMDYLSETKFREMWMQIDLDALLGPEWDLYLMTILALLLGTVIAYRQRQQQPRLRAPEPQREQP is encoded by the exons ATGACCGGGAACCGAGCGGGCGAGCTCTGCATCTGGCTGCTGCTCCTGGTGTCGAGGCTGAGGCCGGTTTTAGGGG ATGTCCAAGAAATTGATGAGTCACTGGAGTCCAAG TCAGATCAACAGAGTAAACAAATTGGGGATCAGCCAGCAGGAACAAGAGTTGTTGCTGGGCAGATCATAGACTCTATAGAAGACTTTGAGGAAAGTAAAGCTGACAAACAGAACTCTGCATCAGATGATGAGAGTGTAAACACAGACAAAAATGTTCAAAAAG CAATTGGTGGGACAGCTGATGGTGAGCCTTGTGTGTTTCCCTTCCTGTTTATGGACCGAAAATACCTGAGATGTACAACTGATGGAAGAGATGATGACAGGTTTTGGTGTGCAACAACCTACAACTATAATCAGGACAGGAAATGGGGATTTTGTGAAA ctgatgaagaagccagaCAAAGAAAGTTGGCACAGGAAGCAGAGGAAGTTTATCACACAGGAATGAGAATGATAAATAGTACAAGTAAGAAGAACCAAAAGAAAGA AGGTTACCAAATCCTTTTGAAAGCAGCTGAAATGGGAAACGTAAAGGCCATGGAGAAGGTGGGCTATGCCATGCTATTGGGCGATTACATGAAGATAGATGTCGGAACTGCAAAGAGTTTCTTTGAGATACTTGCAGGACGGGGTTCGCCAAAAGGTCAAACA GCACTTGGATTCCTTTTTGCATCAGGCGTGGGTGTCCATTCAAGTCAAGCTaag GCATTGGTATTTTACACCtttggagcacttggaggaaacctgtTATCACGCATGATTTTG GGTTACAGATATTGGGCTGGCATAGGAGTCCCTCAGAGCTGTGAATCTGCATTAACTCATTACAAGTCGGTGGCAAATTATG TTGCCAGTGATGTATCTTTGACTGGTGGTAATGTTATTCAGAGAATTCGTCTTATTGATGAAGCTGAGAATTCTGGAGTTAGCAGTGGAATGCTGGAAGATGATTTAATCCAATATTACCAATTCTTGGCTGAAAAAGGAGATGTCCAAGCACAG GTCGGACTTGGTCAATTACATTTGCATGGAGGACGAGGTGTAGAACAAAATTATCAG AGGGCCTTTGAGTACTTCAATCAGGCAGCAGCCACTGGAAATGCTCATGCAATGGCTTTTCTTGGAAAA ATGTATTCAGAGGGCAGTAGTGCTGTGCTCCAGAACAATGACACTGCTTTTCATTACTTCAAAAAATCAGCAGACATG ggGAATCCTGTTGGACAGAGTGGACTAGGGATGGCATATTTGTATGGAAAGGGTGTCCCAGTG AATCATGAATTGGCACTGAAATACTTTCAGAAAGCTGCTGAACAGGGTTGGGTGGATGGACAACTGCAGCTGGGATCCATGTATTACA ATGGTGTTGGTGTGAAGAGAGATTATAAACAAGCCTTGAAGTATTTTAACCTCGCATCACAAGCTGGACACATACTGGCTTTTTATAACTTGGCTCAGATGCATGCAGTAGGCAGTGGTGTAATTCGATCTTGTCATACGGCTGTTGAG TTGTTCAAAAATGTCTGTGAGCGAGGTCGTTGGTCAGAGCGCCTGATGTCCGCGTATAATAGCTATAAGGAGGGTGACACTGATTCTGCATTGGTACAGTACTTGTTGTTGGCTGAACAAGGCTATGAAGTGGCCCAGAGCAATGCTGCATTCATTCTCGATCAAA AGGAAGCTAAAATTTTTGGAGAAAATGAGACTTATCCACGAGCGCTACTGCACTGGAATAGAGCAGCAGCACAAG gTTATACAGTTGCAAGAATCAAGCTTGGAGATTATCATTTCTATGGTTATGGCACAGACATTGATTATGAAACTGCAGTAATTCATTATAGACTTGCCTCTGAACAGCAGCACAGTGCGCAGGCCATGTTTAACTTGGGCTATATGCATGAAAAAGGTTTGGGCATTAAGCAG gaTATCTATCTTGCAAAACGGTTCTATGATATGGCTGCAGAGACCAGTCCGGATGCCCAAGTTCCTGTATTCCTGGCTCTTTGTAAACTCGGAATGATCTACTCAATGGATTATCTGAGTGAAACCAAA